DNA sequence from the Vicia villosa cultivar HV-30 ecotype Madison, WI linkage group LG3, Vvil1.0, whole genome shotgun sequence genome:
CTTTATGAATGATTCTGATGCGATGACTCCTTAAATAATTGGGCGAGCGTGTGATGCAGGTTATCAGTGTCTTATTATATGAATATGTGATATACCGATAAGATAAGTTGGACGTTGTGTAAACATCTCAGGCACGGTATGATTCAAATAAGTTGGACGTCGTGTAAACATCTCAATTACAAATGTGTGTCTTGAACTATCATGTTTAAAACCGTGTTACAGAGCAAGAAATGTGTTTTTATTGATGTGTGAGACATCCTAcgttattgtatttataattaaattacgcGCTAATTACATTGCGGGGTTTAGAGTGTTACATTCAACTCCACACACCTTGCGCATACAAATGATGTAAGCTGATGTAAGCTGTGCGTGTTTACTGTTTAGCTCTATGCACATTGTATACACAATCTGAGTGGACCTTGGAGAAGAAATCAAATGAGTACATATATTTAAAAGAGAAGCCTACTAGGTCAAGACACGTGGAATGAAAAAAGAGAGACAttttaaagacaaaaaaaaacCAAATCACTATAGAGGAACTAATAATTATATCTTTGTCGactataagaaaaatatttttctgtTCGGTAACACGGACTTCAACATAAAATACTCATAAGTTCCTTATAGATATTTTACTAAGCAACTCACTTATTACTTTAAGTATGTTGTGTTTATATACACGAACAATGTGATAATATTCTTCTTATCTGCAATCAGGGTCGGAGTTACATGAGTAGCTAAGGGGTCAATTGCCCCCACTAAAATTTCAGTACCCTATGTATAACTTACGTatagttttataaattttatgaatatataaataatttaaaaacatttTCTTTAATGAAATGTCCACAAAAGCTTTAAAGTTTAGGATTTTTTAACCAATAATTTTAAATCTTTAGATAAAAACtaattagaaaaagaaaatttcttattcagtatatatatatatatatatatatatatatatatatatatatatatatatatatatatatatatatatatatataaagtaaattaaaaataaaaattattatttataaaatatttttaaaaataatgccCCACTGCATAAAATTTCTCGCTCCGTCACTGTCtgcaattataaataaaaatgttaatccACTTATTCTATAATAATTATCGTATTTAATCATTTAACACAAAATAAAATTATGATAAATGTTATTGAAGATTGGTTTAGTGGTAGGAATTTGTCTCAAACAACAAAGTCATTCAATCAATATTGGAACACTGGTTGTAGGAACATCTACTGTTTCATAATGTGTATCCATCAGCAGAAaaagtttatgaaaaaaattataattaagtgaaaaataatgttaatatatttaaaattattttgttaacTATTTATTGAAATTTACTatcataaataaataacataaacataaatcaaCAATTGCATTTGAATCTCATGTTCAAGTGACATAGCCACATCTAAATCCCAACATTAAAGACTAAGGTAATATCAAACTTTCACTGCAAACTTCAAGGTTCCATTTCCATGGATTATTAACTATcttgttttgaaaattaataaacTTATAAGTACCTGTTTTTAGATCATAAGAAGTCATCTTTTTACCACAATTCGAAGAAGATTCAAGCAACACTTGATCATCCGCAAACATGCATATTACATTAGCCAAGAAATAAGAATCACTAGGATCTTCTTGCTCGTAAGAAATAGTAAACAATTTCGTCCAAGATTCTTTATTTCCATATTCCTTCATAAGCCATACACCATAATCAGAAAACACGCACAAGCAATCCCTCAACACGCCCAAATTCAAATTATACTCATCAACCTCTCCATAGTCCGGCTGCAAAATCTCTTGGAAAGACTCatttttcaaatcaaaagaaacaatcaAATGATGAGTTTCTTTAGAAGCCAGCCAATTAATTACACCACATACGAATGTCCCTGGTTGCCTACACGGGGCACAACCAAATGGAAACTCCCAAATGGAAACTCTCCGATACTTTTCCATAAATCAGTACCAAAAGTATAAACCCCTACTTGGGTTTTGGAAATAGAACAACCTTGGCGACCGCGCCGGGGTGCAGCATACTTTACTACAGCCACTACCTTATAATTATCATTAACATGGTCATAGCCAAAGCCATGTGAGATCCACCCACCAGCGAGACCATTATTGAATTTTGATTGTATAAGCGGGGGCAATTCTTTAAATTTTCTAATGGAAGGGTTCCACACTCGAACAAAACAATCATGATGAAGGCGGGCAAGACAAAGAATACCGTTGCAAGAGCCAACAAAATTACATGGATAGTTATGAAAACCCCCATCAAAACCCTTCAGAGAATAGTCAATTTGTGTAACGACGTCCATAAACATGGTTGAGAAAACGGAGTCTAGTGGACGAGACTCAAGTATGAATCTactaaaataatcaaaatagAAAACATAATTCAGACTGCGCGTAGCGGATAGGTGAAGATGCTTCTTGGCGAAATTGTGACCGGAGATAAGAGAATTCCATAGTTTACAAACAGATCGGAATTGAAGAAGAAACTTTACCGGTAGTCTACACAATATTTCAACAACCAGATCCATAGGAAGTGATTCAACAACCAGATCCATAGGAAGTGAATCTTCGTGAGAGAATGTAGGTAGTGATGGTAATGTTAGGGTTTCCATTTATAAGAATAATAAAATTTACGGATATTAAAATATATACTCCTATctcatattaaaatttataaatactgTTGCTATTTTTTAGCAATATGATTTggttgattaattaattagattaagtTTAAATATATAAAGATTTAAAATTATCAATGGCCGGAATCGCAAACAGATTTACCAAACAGAGTTTCCTCGCATGCACATTGTATAGCATATTTTCAATTCATCTCCATTTAAAGAAATATAATACTGTACTTTAATATCTAGATTTCTGAAACTAGAAATTGtcatacattttattttaaataacatgtaagtttaaaatttatctttttaaataaattaataatttttagtttttttaatacttCCGTTGACTAAGGTTTGTACCACAAAATTTAACGAAAAAATCCATTCAACTTACGGGaaatattaagttaaattaaaataaaggactTCAGGACTAATTATACCTATATTTTAACATCTAAATTTTTGTAAACTAAAATTGTCATATGATATATTTTTTGTCCTTATAAATACCTCAAATTTTAGTTTTAgtctttattatattttctaaaaatttaaaactatttaattactttttaatttttaaa
Encoded proteins:
- the LOC131659706 gene encoding F-box protein CPR1-like, giving the protein METLTLPSLPTFSHEDSLPMDLVVESLPMDLVVEILCRLPVKFLLQFRSVCKLWNSLISGHNFAKKHLHLSATRSLNYVFYFDYFSRFILESRPLDSVFSTMFMDVVTQIDYSLKGFDGGFHNYPCNFVGSCNGILCLARLHHDCFVRVWNPSIRKFKELPPLIQSKFNNGLAGGWISHGFGYDHVNDNYKVVAVVKYAAPRRGRQGCSISKTQVGVYTFGTDLWKSIGEFPFGSFHLVVPRVGNQGHSYVPDYGEVDEYNLNLGVLRDCLCVFSDYGVWLMKEYGNKESWTKLFTISYEQEDPSDSYFLANVICMFADDQVLLESSSNCGKKMTSYDLKTGTYKFINFQNKIVNNPWKWNLEVCSESLILP